One part of the Mariniflexile litorale genome encodes these proteins:
- a CDS encoding DUF4998 domain-containing protein: MMKYILKKYYLQFIVVVALATSFGACSTMDEGYKEFLKDGEISYTGKIDSLHIFSGRNRVNVKGLFISDPKITECRIFWNSGSDSIVVPVVRTQGVDTLDVFIENLAENIYSFEVRTYDALGNISIAVSSIGSVFGDNYQASLYNRPYLSSSVYKGDANSTLKVEYGNIDLSTGVVGTQYVYTDVNDEEHVTTIPLADPSALPYYKKASSFKYRTTFLPNETAIDTFYVEYVTVDDVELVYVLNREIPFVSSDKSGRWGNLTDWTTNDAAKNHGGYGGWDSNSTGVFNIESGWGSPSITNGKVYQTLTLEAGNYKFKCSPRAKNGGIDSGYTIPEDFVYLAVAEGTDLPDSNAGVLETDPTTLGFVRFEKTMTPDMFEIMFTLTETKTISFGISTTQGQSRFCVIESFSLEKL; this comes from the coding sequence ATGATGAAATATATATTAAAAAAATATTATTTGCAATTTATTGTAGTAGTAGCACTAGCAACAAGCTTTGGTGCCTGTTCTACTATGGACGAAGGCTATAAAGAGTTTCTTAAAGATGGAGAAATATCTTATACAGGAAAAATAGACTCCTTGCATATTTTTTCAGGTAGAAATAGAGTAAATGTTAAAGGGCTTTTTATTTCCGATCCAAAAATAACAGAATGTAGAATATTTTGGAATAGCGGCTCAGATTCTATAGTCGTGCCAGTAGTAAGAACACAAGGTGTAGACACGTTAGATGTTTTTATTGAAAATTTAGCTGAAAATATTTATAGTTTCGAGGTTCGTACTTATGATGCTTTAGGTAATATATCAATAGCAGTCTCGAGTATAGGATCTGTTTTTGGCGATAATTATCAAGCGTCTTTATATAATAGACCTTATTTATCTAGTAGTGTATACAAAGGAGATGCAAATTCAACCTTGAAGGTAGAGTATGGTAATATCGATTTGTCAACGGGTGTAGTGGGGACTCAATATGTGTATACAGATGTTAATGATGAGGAACATGTTACAACGATTCCTTTAGCAGATCCAAGTGCACTACCATACTACAAAAAAGCGTCTTCATTTAAATATCGTACAACATTTTTGCCCAATGAAACAGCTATAGATACTTTTTATGTAGAGTATGTAACGGTTGATGATGTAGAGCTTGTATATGTGTTGAATAGGGAGATACCTTTTGTTAGCTCGGATAAATCGGGAAGATGGGGTAATTTAACAGATTGGACAACTAATGATGCGGCTAAAAATCATGGTGGTTATGGTGGCTGGGACTCAAATAGTACGGGTGTTTTCAACATAGAAAGTGGTTGGGGGTCTCCAAGTATTACGAATGGGAAAGTATATCAAACACTTACATTGGAAGCAGGTAACTACAAATTTAAATGTAGCCCAAGAGCTAAAAATGGAGGTATCGATAGTGGGTACACCATTCCTGAAGATTTTGTCTATCTAGCAGTAGCAGAAGGGACTGATCTTCCAGATTCAAATGCTGGGGTGTTAGAGACAGACCCAACAACCCTTGGGTTTGTAAGGTTTGAGAAAACAATGACTCCGGATATGTTTGAAATTATGTTTACACTTACAGAAACTAAAACAATTTCTTTTGGGATCTCCACAACACAAGGTCAAAGTAGGTTTTGTGTGATAGAATCCTTCTCTTTGGAGAAATTATAA
- a CDS encoding BNR repeat-containing protein, giving the protein MLRKNKIVLLLKRYVVLITGVVCAMSCGKNISYSYIGEGWSSNSVNTVKFRKNALTTSGKYQFVAYYDQESYLILGKRTLHSQKWKLLKTPYKGHTKDAHNTISIAVDGDGFLHVSWDHHNTSLKYTKSKQPYSLELEEEMSMTGIQEDKITYPEFYNLPNGNLLFFYRSGQSGRGNLVINTYDLNHKKWTQLQNNLIDGENKRSAYWQACVDAKGVVHISWVWRETWDVETNHDVCYTQSEDGGKTWKKSSGEKYNLPITQASAEYAWRIPQKKNLINQTAMTVDKYGNPYIVTYWNENKIPQYQIVYLEDDSWKKINTGFRKTAFTLGGGGTKKIPISRPDILIDDSKKYTSIHILFRDLERQNKVSMASTILNKTQRWEIKDLSETSVGEWEPNYDTALWNSRKKLHLFTQKVTQIDGEGVASKNASEVRVLQIKNLNQYQN; this is encoded by the coding sequence ATGTTGAGGAAGAATAAAATAGTTCTATTACTTAAACGATATGTTGTACTAATAACAGGTGTTGTTTGTGCCATGTCTTGTGGTAAAAATATATCGTATTCATACATAGGAGAAGGTTGGAGTAGTAATTCTGTAAATACTGTAAAATTCAGAAAAAATGCTTTAACTACATCGGGGAAATATCAATTTGTGGCCTATTACGATCAAGAAAGTTATTTGATTTTAGGAAAACGGACACTGCATTCCCAAAAATGGAAACTCTTAAAAACACCCTATAAAGGCCATACAAAAGATGCCCATAACACTATTAGTATTGCAGTGGATGGGGATGGTTTTTTACATGTAAGTTGGGACCATCACAACACATCTCTTAAATATACCAAAAGTAAGCAACCCTATAGTTTAGAGTTAGAAGAAGAAATGAGTATGACAGGTATTCAAGAAGACAAAATAACTTATCCCGAATTTTACAATTTACCAAATGGAAACTTACTGTTTTTTTATCGTTCAGGGCAATCAGGTAGAGGTAACCTGGTAATTAATACTTATGATTTGAACCATAAAAAATGGACACAACTACAAAACAATCTTATAGATGGTGAAAATAAGCGAAGTGCTTATTGGCAAGCTTGTGTAGATGCCAAAGGTGTGGTCCATATTTCGTGGGTTTGGAGAGAAACCTGGGACGTGGAAACCAACCACGATGTATGCTATACACAATCTGAAGATGGTGGAAAAACTTGGAAAAAATCTTCAGGTGAAAAATATAACTTGCCCATTACGCAAGCTTCAGCAGAATATGCTTGGAGAATTCCACAAAAGAAGAATCTCATAAATCAAACAGCAATGACTGTTGATAAATATGGGAATCCATATATAGTAACCTATTGGAATGAAAATAAAATTCCACAGTATCAAATAGTTTACCTAGAAGATGACAGTTGGAAAAAAATAAATACTGGTTTTAGAAAAACGGCTTTTACTCTAGGTGGTGGTGGAACCAAAAAAATTCCAATATCCCGTCCAGATATTTTGATTGACGATTCCAAAAAGTACACTAGCATTCATATTCTTTTTCGTGATTTAGAAAGACAAAATAAAGTATCTATGGCTAGTACCATTTTAAATAAAACCCAAAGATGGGAAATAAAAGATTTAAGTGAAACAAGTGTTGGAGAATGGGAACCTAATTATGATACAGCCTTATGGAACAGCAGAAAAAAACTTCATCTTTTTACTCAAAAAGTAACCCAGATTGATGGAGAAGGTGTCGCTTCAAAAAACGCTTCAGAAGTTCGTGTTTTACAAATTAAAAATTTAAACCAATACCAGAATTAA